A genomic segment from Gavia stellata isolate bGavSte3 chromosome 4, bGavSte3.hap2, whole genome shotgun sequence encodes:
- the MIOX gene encoding inositol oxygenase, which yields MRSLRAAADPSEGPDAGKAKSEYRNYTEGKLLDRVYNTYLLMHTHQTVDFVRKKSAEYGTCSLRKMSAMEALGLLDQLVDESDPDVDFPNSYHAYQTAEGIRRAHPDKDWFHLVGLLHDLGKVLALFGEPQWAVVGDTFPVGCKVQKSVVFGDSTFHNNPDTRDPLYSTEYGMYQPRCGLENVLMSWGHDEYMYRVMKFNNFALPKEAFYMVRFHSFYPWHAHGDYLHLCTEEDLRMLPWVRELNKFDLYTKQEELPDVQQLQGYYQSLIDKYCPGQLCW from the exons ATGAGGAGCCTCCGGGCG GCAGCCGACCCCTCCGAGGGGCCCGACGCCGGCAAGGCCAAGTCTGAGTACCGAAACTACACG GAGGGGAAGCTGCTGGACCGCGTCTACAACACCTACCTGCTGATGCACACCCACCAGACCGTCGACTTCGTCCGGAAGAAG AGCGCCGAGTACGGGACCTGCTCCCTGCGCAAGATGAGCGCCATGGAGGCGCTGGGGctgctggaccagctggtgGACGAGTCGGACCCGGACGTTGACTTCCCCAACTCCTACCACGCCTACCAAACCGCCGAGGGCATCCGCCGGGCCCACCCTGACAAAG ACTGGTTCCACCTCGTGGGGTTGCTGCATGACCTGGGGAAGGTCCTGGCGCTGTTCGGGGAGCCCCAG TGGGCCGTGGTGGGGGACACCTTCCCCGTGGGCTGCAAGGTGCAGAAGTCAGTGGTCTTCGGCGATTCCACCTTCCACAACAACCCCGACACCAGAGACCCCCTGTACAG CACCGAGTACGGGATGTACCAGCCTCGCTGCGGCCTGGAGAACGTCCTCATGTCCTGGGGACACGACG AGTACATGTACAGagtcatgaagttcaacaactTCGCCCTGCCCAAGGAG GCTTTCTACATGGTGCGCTTCCACTCCTTCTACCCCTGGCACGCGCACGGGGACTACCTGCACCTCTGCACCGAGGAGGACCTCCGTATGCTGCCCTGGGTCAGGGAGCTCAA CAAGTTCGACCTCTACACcaagcaggaggagctgcccgacgtgcagcagctccagggctACTACCAGTCCCTCATCGACAAGTACTGCCCCGGGCAGCTCTGCTGGTGA